TAGACCACAAAATGACGGCCCGGGTTTCAATTATGGTGAGATATCCGGGTTAGGGCGCGCAGTGTCTGCAAACAGGCGGGCATTCCGGAGGCTTACAGCCGAAAAGTCTTCCAGTCCCTGGTGCAGGGCGGTTTTTTGCGGGCCGTGCTGGGGCCGGGCGGCGGCTATGAGCTCATGCGTGATCCCGCGGAAATCACCCTGCTGGAGGTGATTCGCGCCGTGGACGGGGAGGACACGTTCGGCGAGTGCATTTTGGGCTTTGCATTGTGCGGCGGCGACAAGCCCTGTCCATTTCACGAATTGTGGGGCAACGCCCGCTCCGAACTCCTTGAGCGGCTCGGCGCGCAGACCATGGCCACCCTGGCCGCCGCCCAGGCCTCAAGACAACTTGGGGATGTCCGTGTTGACCTCCCCAAGCGGCGGGGCAGGCCCAAAAAGACCCCGGCTGGATGACATCAACCGGGTTGTCCCCTGTGGGGCCCAACCCTCAGAGGTTCTCAGGCCCGGTCTGGCCCCTCCAAGTTATGGCATGCCCCCCGGTGTCTACTGCTTGTCCTGCGTTCCGTCCCTTATGCAGTATAGATGCGTCCGGCTGCGAAGCAGCAGCGATTTGCCCGCCACGGCGGGGGATGCGCCGAAACGGCCGTCCAGCTCGTTGACCGCCAGTTGCCGGAACTCGCGGCCCGGCTCGATGACGGTGGTTGTGCCCCGCATGTTAAGAATGTAGATTCGGTTTTCGGCATGCAGCAGCGACGGGCCGTAATCGCCGCGGATGCGCTCGGTCCACACAATCTCCCCTGTTTTCGCCTCGACACACTGGAGCGCGCCCCGGTCGCTCAGGGTGTAGAGCAAATCGCCGACCAGCACGGGCGACACCTTGAGCGGCGCCTCCTCGGTCATCTTCCAAACCACGTGCGTGTCCGTGACATCCCCCTTGCCGCCCTGGCGCACGGCCCACAGATACGGCGCGTCCGGCGAGCCGCCCGTGTTGATGAAGTGGAGCCCAAGACCGCTGACAATGCGGGAGATGACGCTGTCGTCGCGGTAACGCACGCGCCACAGTTCCTCGCCGGTCACCGGGTCATGGCTTGTCACAAGCAGCGCGCCATTGCTGAGCATCTGGGGCTTGCCGCCCACCTCCACAATCACGGGGGTTTGGTAGGACTTCACGAGAAACTTCGGCTCCACGCCCTCGTAAAGGTCGCGGGGCCGGTCATGGCGCCAGACTGTCTCCCCTGTGTTCTTGTTCAGTGCGGCGATAAACTGCACGTCCCCGCCCTCGAGGTGCACGATCAGCAGGTCTTCGAACAGGATGGGCGACGACACGGGCCCCTGCATGTGGTCACAGTTCAAATCGGCCCGCCGCCACAGCACCACGCCCGTTGTCGAGTCCAGACAGGCCGTGCCATGTGTGC
The Candidatus Hydrogenedentota bacterium genome window above contains:
- a CDS encoding PQQ-binding-like beta-propeller repeat protein → MGLVILSAAVVLAAARTGAADGDANWPDWRGPTADGHSNATGLPLTWSETENVAWKTAIHDDGYSTPVVWGGQAWLTTAKEDGSALYAVCVDVETGKIVHDVAVFEPEQPQHINPNNTYATPSAVVEEGRVYVHFGTHGTACLDSTTGVVLWRRADLNCDHMQGPVSSPILFEDLLIVHLEGGDVQFIAALNKNTGETVWRHDRPRDLYEGVEPKFLVKSYQTPVIVEVGGKPQMLSNGALLVTSHDPVTGEELWRVRYRDDSVISRIVSGLGLHFINTGGSPDAPYLWAVRQGGKGDVTDTHVVWKMTEEAPLKVSPVLVGDLLYTLSDRGALQCVEAKTGEIVWTERIRGDYGPSLLHAENRIYILNMRGTTTVIEPGREFRQLAVNELDGRFGASPAVAGKSLLLRSRTHLYCIRDGTQDKQ
- a CDS encoding Rrf2 family transcriptional regulator, translated to MRVRARSVCKQAGIPEAYSRKVFQSLVQGGFLRAVLGPGGGYELMRDPAEITLLEVIRAVDGEDTFGECILGFALCGGDKPCPFHELWGNARSELLERLGAQTMATLAAAQASRQLGDVRVDLPKRRGRPKKTPAG